From the Syngnathoides biaculeatus isolate LvHL_M chromosome 10, ASM1980259v1, whole genome shotgun sequence genome, one window contains:
- the LOC133507776 gene encoding protein phosphatase 1 regulatory inhibitor subunit 16B-like, with protein sequence MANHLELIQELQQLDKVPSLERLRAAQKRRTQQLKRWAVYEKEMQHKKRKADRKGRNANGYQHAEAKRRVSFAASVALLEASARNDPDEGGPARLLRARYLGANG encoded by the coding sequence ATGGCCAACCACCTGGAGTTGATCCAGGAGCTGCAGCAGCTGGACAAGGTGCCCAGTCTGGAGAGGCTGCGGGCGGCCCAGAAGCGCCGCACTCAGCAGCTCAAGCGCTGGGCCGTGTACGAGAAGGAGATGCAACACAAAAAGCGCAAAGCGGACAGGAAGGGACGAAACGCCAACGGCTACCAGCACGCCGAGGCCAAGAGGCGGGTGTCGTTCGCCGCCAGCGTGGCGCTCCTGGAAGCGTCGGCCAGGAATGACCCGGATGAAGGTGGGCCCGCTCGTTTGCTGCGTGCTCGTTACTTAGGCGCAAACGGCTAA